From bacterium, a single genomic window includes:
- a CDS encoding aldehyde dehydrogenase, with the protein MQKIKNYINGVLVEPVSDQYLDNYDPSIGEVYSYCPDSDERDIALAVDAAEKAFSAWSILPKEDRSKTLLRISDLIDQNLEKLAVAESIDNGKPVSLAREVDIPRASSNFYYFATAIMQFSSESHAMENTAINYTLRNPLGVAGCISPWNLPLYLFTWKIAPALAAGNCVVAKPSEVTPMTAYLLSEICIEAGLPPGVLNIVHGLGPKVGSAISVHPKITAISFTGGTKTGSEIARAAAPLFKKLSLELGGKNPNMIFADCNFDEMLVTTIRSSFSNQGEICLCGSRIFIERPLYDRFKKDFVDAVKKLTIGDPLLQDTQQGAIVSKAHFEKILFYLNLAKQEGGKILCGGKAVQLEGRCRGGWFIEPTVIEGLPHDCRTNQEEIFGPVVTLMPFDTEDEVLGYANSTPYGLASIIWTENLTRAHRMAGEIQSGIVWVNCWMLRDLRTPFGGTKHSGIGREGGFEALRFFTEPKNVCIKLK; encoded by the coding sequence ATGCAAAAAATTAAAAACTATATTAACGGCGTTTTGGTCGAACCGGTTTCAGATCAATATCTGGATAACTACGATCCGTCGATCGGTGAAGTGTATTCCTATTGTCCGGATTCCGATGAAAGAGATATCGCACTCGCCGTCGATGCGGCAGAAAAGGCTTTTTCGGCATGGTCTATCCTGCCGAAAGAAGATCGTTCAAAAACACTGCTTCGCATTTCCGATTTGATCGATCAAAATCTTGAAAAACTTGCGGTAGCTGAATCCATCGATAACGGCAAGCCGGTATCTCTGGCACGTGAAGTGGATATTCCGCGCGCGTCGAGTAATTTTTACTATTTTGCTACCGCTATCATGCAATTTTCAAGTGAATCGCACGCTATGGAGAACACCGCTATCAATTATACTTTGCGTAACCCGCTCGGAGTGGCCGGTTGTATTTCGCCATGGAATTTACCATTGTACCTCTTCACCTGGAAAATAGCGCCGGCTTTGGCCGCAGGAAACTGCGTCGTTGCTAAACCATCCGAAGTTACGCCCATGACCGCGTATCTGTTATCCGAAATCTGCATCGAAGCAGGGCTGCCGCCGGGCGTTCTGAATATTGTGCACGGCCTCGGACCGAAAGTTGGGTCGGCCATCTCTGTACACCCGAAAATCACGGCAATTTCTTTTACCGGCGGAACAAAGACCGGCTCAGAGATTGCCCGAGCCGCCGCTCCTCTATTCAAAAAACTATCGCTTGAACTCGGTGGAAAAAACCCGAACATGATTTTTGCAGATTGCAATTTTGATGAGATGTTGGTAACAACGATTCGATCTTCATTTTCTAATCAGGGTGAAATCTGCTTATGCGGGTCGCGAATATTTATCGAAAGACCTCTATACGATCGATTCAAAAAAGATTTCGTGGATGCGGTAAAAAAACTAACGATTGGCGACCCTTTGTTACAAGATACGCAGCAGGGGGCGATCGTTTCCAAAGCCCATTTCGAAAAAATTTTATTTTATCTGAATTTAGCAAAACAAGAAGGGGGAAAAATATTATGCGGCGGTAAGGCTGTTCAATTGGAAGGACGGTGCAGGGGCGGTTGGTTCATTGAACCGACGGTGATAGAAGGGCTGCCGCACGATTGCCGAACCAATCAGGAAGAAATATTTGGTCCGGTTGTTACTCTTATGCCTTTTGACACAGAGGATGAGGTGCTGGGTTATGCAAATTCCACTCCGTACGGATTGGCTTCGATAATCTGGACAGAGAATTTAACAAGAGCTCATCGAATGGCCGGTGAAATACAGTCAGGCATCGTCTGGGTTAATTGCTGGATGTTGCGCGACCTGCGAACGCCATTTGGCGGAACGAAACACTCCGGCATAGGCCGGGAAGGCGGATTTGAGGCTTTACGCTTTTTTACTGAACCAAAAAATGTATGTATTAAGTTGAAATAA
- a CDS encoding RidA family protein, with protein sequence MTSKKPSIVARKPKIVNRKSKTVHSSRAPEPVGPYPHARRVGNLLFLSGVGPREKGSTKIPGVELDESGNILSHDIEPQCHSVFRNVKNILEDAGSKWERIVDVTVFLTDMKNDFAAFNRVYAEYFTDNKPCRTTVEVNALPTPIAIELKVIATIK encoded by the coding sequence ATGACAAGCAAAAAACCTTCAATAGTTGCAAGAAAACCAAAAATCGTAAATCGTAAATCAAAAACCGTCCATTCCTCTCGTGCGCCTGAACCGGTCGGCCCGTATCCTCATGCGCGACGTGTCGGAAATTTACTTTTCCTATCCGGCGTCGGGCCGAGGGAAAAGGGTTCCACAAAAATTCCGGGCGTTGAATTAGATGAATCAGGAAATATTCTCTCCCACGATATCGAGCCGCAATGCCATTCCGTTTTTCGAAACGTTAAGAATATTCTGGAAGATGCGGGTTCGAAGTGGGAACGTATCGTAGATGTGACGGTATTTTTAACAGATATGAAAAATGATTTTGCGGCTTTTAATCGCGTCTATGCGGAATATTTCACGGATAATAAACCGTGCCGCACGACCGTTGAGGTTAACGCCTTACCGACGCCGATCGCGATTGAATTGAAAGTGATTGCAACAATAAAATAA
- a CDS encoding FAD-dependent monooxygenase has product MSEKIILVGAGLAGSLLSVYLAKKGYQVEIFERRPDMRKNSIGAGRSINLALSTRGIHALKEVGLYEEIMKIAIPMKGRMIHNHSGELQFLPYGKNDLEVINAVSRGDLNMRLMDLAEQNKNVKIHFNERCTGMNFSTGEVHLTNEVSSEFHIEKGRTVIGTDGSASAIRMDMLKIGRFNFSQSYLEHGYKELTIPAGDHGKFLLEKNALHIWPRKTYMLIALPNVDGSFTCTLFYPMEGENSFETLKTKPQVQAFFQKEFPDALALMPTLLEDYFTNPVGTLITVKCSPWYVEDKVALLGDAAHAIVPFFGQGMNCAFEDCTYLNECIDSFGPNWETVFQEYEKLRKINANAIADLAVENFYEMRDRVSDPLFILKKKIEHVLEEKFPGIFVPKYTMVSFMRVPYATAVQRGLVQDFILNELIIGIESVEDIDLIKAEKLIRDNLNPL; this is encoded by the coding sequence ATGTCAGAAAAAATAATTCTTGTCGGCGCCGGATTGGCTGGTTCGCTTCTATCGGTGTATTTAGCCAAAAAGGGATATCAAGTAGAAATATTCGAGCGTCGCCCCGATATGCGAAAAAACAGCATCGGCGCCGGACGTTCGATCAATCTTGCACTTTCTACGCGCGGCATTCACGCTCTTAAAGAAGTTGGCCTATACGAAGAGATCATGAAAATTGCCATTCCGATGAAAGGACGCATGATCCATAATCATTCCGGTGAGTTGCAGTTTCTGCCTTATGGAAAGAATGATTTAGAAGTAATTAATGCCGTGTCGCGCGGCGACCTTAATATGCGGCTGATGGATTTAGCCGAACAAAATAAAAATGTAAAAATTCATTTTAATGAGCGCTGCACAGGGATGAATTTTTCAACAGGTGAAGTTCATCTGACGAACGAAGTATCAAGTGAATTCCATATCGAAAAGGGCAGAACTGTAATCGGAACCGACGGATCTGCTTCCGCCATTCGTATGGATATGCTCAAGATAGGGCGATTTAATTTCTCACAAAGCTATCTCGAACATGGTTATAAGGAATTGACAATTCCTGCAGGTGATCACGGAAAATTTTTACTTGAGAAGAACGCGTTACATATTTGGCCGCGAAAAACCTATATGTTGATCGCGTTGCCAAACGTAGACGGCAGCTTTACGTGCACGCTTTTTTATCCGATGGAAGGAGAAAACAGTTTTGAAACATTAAAGACGAAACCGCAGGTGCAGGCCTTTTTTCAAAAAGAATTTCCGGATGCACTCGCGTTAATGCCGACTCTGCTTGAAGATTATTTTACAAATCCGGTGGGAACTTTGATCACAGTAAAGTGTTCTCCATGGTATGTGGAAGACAAGGTTGCGCTGCTGGGAGATGCGGCGCATGCCATTGTGCCGTTTTTTGGCCAAGGGATGAATTGCGCATTTGAAGATTGTACTTATTTGAATGAATGTATTGATTCGTTCGGGCCAAACTGGGAGACCGTATTTCAGGAATACGAAAAACTGCGTAAAATCAACGCAAATGCTATTGCGGATCTTGCCGTTGAGAACTTCTACGAAATGCGCGACCGGGTATCAGACCCATTGTTTATTCTGAAGAAAAAAATCGAGCACGTGCTGGAGGAAAAATTTCCAGGCATATTTGTACCCAAATACACCATGGTGTCGTTTATGCGTGTACCTTATGCAACTGCCGTGCAGCGGGGACTGGTTCAGGATTTTATTTTGAATGAACTAATCATAGGTATTGAAAGCGTTGAGGATATTGATCTGATCAAAGCGGAAAAATTAATTCGGGATAATCTGAATCCTCTTTAA
- the kynU gene encoding kynureninase, translating into MAMQFLNDKSFAEEMDSKDPLKYFREKFYIPKQNNGEPCIYFCGNSLGLQPKTVHAHIEQELKDWERLGVDGHFHAKHPWLNYHEFLAEKTAKIVGARPVEVVNMNSLTVNLHLMMVTFYRPTPSRHKILIESGAFPSDQYAVTSQIKFHHYDPSSSLIEMNPREGEDIIHTEDIEKKINEEGESIALVLFGGVNYYTGQTFDIKRITEAAQAKGCAVGFDLAHAAGNLLLKLHDWDPDFAVWCTYKYLNGGPGSIAGCFVNERHVANSDLKRFAGWWGHDKKTRFLMGSDFHPISTAEGWQLSNPPIIQLAALNASLQIFDEAGMDKLQKKSELLTSYLEYLIMDLDSDQIDIITPSDVSQRGCQLSIRFKKNGKQMFQELVRHGVICDWREPDVIRLAPVPLYNSFFDVYAFAHILKQNI; encoded by the coding sequence ATGGCTATGCAATTTCTAAACGATAAATCGTTTGCGGAGGAAATGGATTCGAAGGATCCATTAAAATACTTTCGTGAGAAGTTTTACATTCCCAAACAAAACAACGGTGAGCCGTGCATTTATTTTTGCGGTAATTCACTCGGGCTTCAGCCGAAAACTGTGCACGCGCACATTGAACAGGAATTAAAGGACTGGGAGCGGCTTGGCGTTGATGGGCATTTTCACGCCAAACACCCATGGCTAAATTATCATGAATTTCTTGCCGAGAAAACAGCGAAGATCGTAGGAGCGCGGCCTGTTGAAGTGGTGAATATGAATTCACTGACCGTTAATCTTCATTTAATGATGGTGACATTTTACCGGCCGACGCCTTCCCGTCATAAAATTCTAATCGAGAGCGGCGCTTTTCCTTCAGACCAGTATGCGGTCACTTCACAGATTAAATTTCACCATTACGACCCATCGTCGTCGTTGATAGAAATGAACCCGCGCGAAGGCGAAGACATTATTCATACCGAAGATATTGAAAAAAAGATCAACGAAGAAGGAGAGTCCATTGCCTTGGTTCTCTTTGGCGGCGTGAATTATTATACCGGACAAACCTTTGACATAAAGCGAATTACAGAAGCTGCCCAAGCAAAAGGTTGTGCGGTAGGGTTTGATCTTGCGCACGCGGCAGGGAATTTACTTTTGAAACTTCACGACTGGGATCCTGATTTTGCCGTGTGGTGTACGTATAAATATCTGAATGGCGGCCCCGGCTCCATTGCAGGATGTTTTGTGAATGAACGGCATGTGGCTAATTCTGATCTGAAAAGATTTGCAGGTTGGTGGGGACACGATAAAAAGACACGATTTCTGATGGGATCTGATTTTCATCCGATCAGTACGGCTGAAGGCTGGCAACTAAGTAATCCGCCCATCATTCAACTTGCCGCTTTGAATGCATCTCTGCAAATTTTTGATGAAGCAGGAATGGATAAACTCCAAAAAAAATCGGAATTACTAACAAGTTATCTCGAATATCTGATCATGGATCTGGACAGCGATCAAATTGATATTATTACGCCATCGGATGTTTCACAGCGCGGGTGCCAGTTATCTATTCGTTTTAAAAAAAACGGAAAACAGATGTTTCAAGAACTCGTTCGTCACGGCGTGATTTGCGATTGGCGGGAGCCTGATGTCATTCGACTCGCACCTGTGCCCTTGTACAATTCATTTTTTGATGTATACGCCTTTGCTCACATTTTGAAACAAAATATATAA